The following coding sequences are from one Pyxidicoccus xibeiensis window:
- the ccmA gene encoding heme ABC exporter ATP-binding protein CcmA, whose protein sequence is MIEARKLTKHYGAATAVKAVSFTVAPGEVVGLLGPNGAGKTTLLRMLAGVLTPSDGEAVVAGSSTLTDPFGVKRQLGFLSGDTALSQRLSPREVLTFFGELHELPRETLRRRISALVAGFEMEAFADKPCGTLSAGQKQRANLARAFLHEPPALILDEPTTALDVLSGRFLLDAIRDARTAGRAILFSTHVLGEAEYLCDRVVLLHQGRVLDHGPIPEVCARAGARTLTEAFLHHLPFRTA, encoded by the coding sequence AAGCTGACGAAGCACTACGGGGCCGCCACCGCCGTGAAGGCGGTGAGCTTCACGGTGGCCCCGGGCGAGGTGGTGGGGCTGCTCGGCCCCAACGGCGCGGGGAAGACGACGCTGCTGCGCATGCTGGCCGGCGTGCTGACGCCCTCCGACGGGGAAGCCGTGGTGGCCGGCAGCAGCACGCTCACGGACCCGTTCGGGGTGAAGCGCCAGCTGGGCTTCCTGTCCGGGGACACCGCGCTGTCGCAGCGCCTGTCTCCGCGCGAGGTGCTCACCTTCTTCGGCGAGCTGCACGAGCTGCCGCGCGAGACGCTGCGCCGCCGCATCTCCGCGCTGGTGGCCGGCTTCGAGATGGAGGCCTTCGCGGACAAGCCCTGCGGGACGCTGTCGGCGGGGCAGAAGCAGCGGGCGAACCTGGCGCGCGCGTTCCTCCACGAGCCGCCCGCGCTCATCCTGGACGAGCCCACCACCGCGCTGGATGTGCTGAGCGGCCGCTTCCTGCTGGACGCCATCCGCGACGCGCGCACGGCGGGCCGGGCCATCCTCTTCTCCACGCACGTGCTGGGCGAGGCCGAGTACCTGTGCGACCGCGTGGTGCTGCTGCACCAGGGCCGGGTGCTGGACCACGGCCCCATCCCCGAGGTGTGCGCCCGCGCCGGCGCCCGCACCCTCACCGAGGCCTTCCTCCACCACCTCCCCTTCCGCACCGCCTGA